CCCAGCATGCGCATTTCCGCTGGCGTGCCGGTCAGGCCGTGAACCAGAAGCACGCCCTGCGGGCCACCGGGGAGGAAGAAGTCGTGCGTTTCGGTCACCTGGCGGCTCCGGGGCGGCAGTGGGGATGGTCAGGATCGCAAGCGCGATTTTCACCAGCCTTTCAGCGCCTCGGACCGGGTCAGGGGGCCTTCAGCAGCGGCAGCGTGATGGTGACCTTCAGTCCGCCGCCGGCACGGTTGAGGAAGCCCAGGCGTCCACTGAAGTGCTCCACGGCCTCGTGGGCGATGGCCAGGCCCAGGCCGGTGCCGCTGGACGTGGTGCCCGGGGCGCGGAAGAAACGCTCGCCCAGCCGTGGCATCACGTCCTCGGGCACGCCCGGGCCGTTGTCCTCCACGTACAGCTCCACATCATTGTCGTCCAGCGCCTGCACGCCGACCGTGACGGTGGCACCGCGGCCTGCATAGCGCAGGGCATTGTCGATCAGGTTGTCCAGCGCCTCCTGCAGCAGGGCGCCGTTGCCGAGCACGCGCAGCGGCTGGCTGCTACCCCGGTAGCCGAGGTCGATGCCATCGCGGATCGCTTCCGGCACGCGGGTACCCACCCATTGCGGCAGCAGGGTGCCAAGATCCAGCGCTTCGACGGTTTCCGGCACGGTCTGCGCGCGGCTCAGCGCCAGCAGCTGGGTGCTGACCCGCGCAGTGCGCTGGTTGAGCCGGCGGATGTGCTGCAGTGCCTCGCGCACCGTGTCCGGGTCGCCATGCGCCAGCGCCTGGTCTACGTGCAGGGCCATGCCGGCCAACGGCGAGCGCAGCTGGTGCGCGGCATCGGCGATGAAGCGGTTCTGCAACGTGATCATTTCCGCCTGGCGGGCAAACAGATCGTCGATGGTGCTGATCAGTGGCTGGATCTCCTCTGGCACGTCGGCATCGGAGATCGGTGCCAGTTCGCCGCGGCGCTGCGCCAGGCGGGTCCTCAGCGGGGT
This portion of the Stenotrophomonas sp. WZN-1 genome encodes:
- a CDS encoding sensor histidine kinase, whose product is MISGPPSLRRRLLAFLALPMLGLLTFNTILAYYVALDYSNRIHDRNLIDDTHSFAQMLSTMPVTSDLSPQARFLIEYDPDGHRYFNVDSSRMGTLSGNADFSPYAPSQDCTGVHPALYDGNLNGQQVRMATVCTQAMNDPQDQLAVTVAESMADRRQRAREILMIIIPLMTMLAMGTAALVWFGVTYGLRILTPLRTRLAQRRGELAPISDADVPEEIQPLISTIDDLFARQAEMITLQNRFIADAAHQLRSPLAGMALHVDQALAHGDPDTVREALQHIRRLNQRTARVSTQLLALSRAQTVPETVEALDLGTLLPQWVGTRVPEAIRDGIDLGYRGSSQPLRVLGNGALLQEALDNLIDNALRYAGRGATVTVGVQALDDNDVELYVEDNGPGVPEDVMPRLGERFFRAPGTTSSGTGLGLAIAHEAVEHFSGRLGFLNRAGGGLKVTITLPLLKAP